In Sulfitobacter sp. LCG007, the sequence AGCGCCTCCCCATGGCGGGCGATCAGGCGAAGCGTTGTTGCCGTCTTGCCGAGACCAGCCGTCACCTTGAGGGCGAGTGCTGCACATTCCCTTTCAGGCGTTTTCGAAACGGACGTGGCCGCCGCAACGAACCCGCCGATGATCTGGTCGAGCTTTTCGCGCGCTTCGGCGGGGCGGTGCCATAGCGGGACGGTTCCCATCACTTCCAGGGTCTTGTTTTCTTTCATCTGCTGCCTCCGTTTCGGAGGAACTGGGCGCAGGCGTTGTCTCGCAGAAATGCGTTCGGTCACAGCTGCGTGAGGACTTGCGCGACAGCAATGGTGTCGCTGGCCAATTGATCGTTCTAATTGAGGCATGACACCATTGGGGTTGTCTCCGTGCGTTTCAGAACCAAGAACGCGGGGACTAATTCCTCTTCAGGAACAACCTGATGAGGAAAAAATGCTGTCAGTTGAAGAAGTTGCCAACCATTTTGGCCTGCGACCGGACACTGTCCGGCGCAAGATCCGAGCGGGTGAGATCGAAGCGACCCGCATCGGTCGCGTCTATCGCATGGCTTGGCCGGATGTCTGGGCTTGCGAGGACGGACCGATGCCGAAGCGTGCGCTGATCCGACGCTACCAAGACAATTTGCTTGGCAAGAAGGTCATAGCCGGAGCCCTCCGGGTCAGCGTGCGCACCGTCGAGCGGTGGATCGATGACGGGATGCCCACGCGCAACGTCTTCGGGGCCGTCCGCTTCAACCTGCATGACGTGACCGATTGGCTGCAGCTGCGGGGTGTCGATCTTCCTCACGGCTGGTGGACATGACGCTGCGTCCGCGTTGCACAAGTGCGACCGGGATCATTCCGACACGAGCGGGATGGCTCCGCCCGTCGCACATCCGTCCCCGAACATAAATCGGCGTTATGCTCGGGGGCGATCCTGCGAAACGCGGGAAAATCACGACAGATTGTGCGAGACGCCGCGCCGGGCGCGATCTCCTGAAGGGACCGAATGAGGTCCGTGGCCTGGGCCGCACGAGCCGCCTTTCCGCGTGAAGGCGGCCCGAGAGGCCCCAACCCTGGAGATCGAAAAGATGAAACACGACAGAACATTGACCAACGCCGCACCCCCGATGTTCCCGGACTTTCTGGACTGGGCGAAGGAAACCGGCGAGAGCCGCGACACCGTCTCTGAGATCGAGAAGGTCGCCACACGGCTCGACCTGACCGAAGAGGAATTGGATCTCGTTCCGGCTGACCTCGGCTACTTCGAGAAGGTGATCGCCGTATCCGCCTATGGGGCCGTCTCCCGCTCGAAGAACCTCGACACGGCACGCAAGCGCGGGAATTCCCGTGTCCGCTCCGCTCTGCAGCGATTTCTTGCGGCGCGCGGACATGACACCCCGGACACGGGCGCCCGCGCGAGCTACGACAAGGCCATCGGGTTCATCGTCGAGAACGAGGGGTTCGTCGACAGCGGCGCGCTATTCACCACCAGCACCCACAGGCCGTTTCTCATGGTCCGGGCGCGGGCTCGCCTTGTCTTGCCGGACCTCGACCAGGCAGAATTCGACCGGCTCTGGCACGACGCGACGCCGGATGGTCGCAAGTCGCTACGGAAGTTTGCGCAGCGCATTGTCGAGCTGCGACGCGGACACAATCGCTGGCCGGAGCTTGCGGGCCTGCTGCCACGCCAGGATTTCGTCGTGCCGGCCGCCTCCGACCGGGCGCGCCGCATTCCCTGGGAGTCGCTGCCCGCCGATTTCCGTGCAGATGCGGAGGAGGTGTTCCGCCAGACCCTGCGCCAGCCAGCCGACATGCGAGAATGGGCCAAGGAGCAGATGCGACTTGGCCGGTCGGCCATCGAGATCGATGCGGAGATTGCCGCGCGCGTCGGTGACAAGAAGAAAAAGCTGCCCAAGAACATTGAGACCGCGCTGGCTGGCTACCGGCAGGCCACGACATGGCTTCTGCGCGAGAGCCATGCGCCGGAGACCGGGTTCGCGGGCCTCGGGACGTTGCGCGACGCGTTCACCACCGACGCGCTGGAAGCGGCCTGCGCCGCGCAGATTGCGCGGAGCGCGGCGTCTCCTACGCTGAAGGATGCGGACGAAAGCTCGACGCTGTGGTCTCGGTTCACGAACCTAACGACGATCGCGCGGCACGGTCTGCGCGATCCCGAGATCCTCGCGCGGATCCGCCTCGTGCGGCTGTTCCATGCGGACTACGTGTTGTCGCCGATCGAAATGACCGCAGACGCGGAGGCCATCTGCAACCGTCTGCGAAAGTCCCCGCATCTCGCGGCGGCCTTCGTGAACGCCCCCGCCCGGCTCGGCGACATCTCGACCAAGGAACTCGCGGCGGCATCGACCGACTTTGCAAAGGATCGTGCACTCCGGCTGTCGGCTTGCGCCGCTGCCTACGCGATCCAGGTCAGCCGGGCGCTGTGGCCGGCCAACCTGTTCATGACCCGTCGCCGGGCGACACCGGGATGCCCGCGCAACCTGACATGGATCGCGGACCGGGAGCATGCCGAGATCCGGTTTTCCGGAGGCGAGGTCAAGAACGGGGAAACTTTGGTCGTCAACGTGCTCGGAGACGACGCCAAGGTGCTCTGGCAGTGGGACAAGGTCGACCGGCCCAAGCTGATGAAGCTCCGCGGCCTCGATGACTCGCCCTACCTTTTTCCGGGCACCGCCGCACCACGGTTGCGGAAATCGGCCCTGAACCTGCCCGGTGGTTGCATGTCCGTCGCATCGATCCTGGAGTTGTGGGATCTCGGCGACCGCCAGCTCGGGCTCGGGCTGACGCCGCACCAGTGCCGGTACGCGCTTGCCACGCTGTTGCTCGCTGTCAAACCCGGTGCGTTCGGAACCGTCGCTTCGGTTCTCGCGAACACGGAACAAGTCGCGAAACGGCATTACGGGAAGGACAGCGGTGAAGCGGCGGCCGTGGCCGTGCGCGCCGCTCTGCTTGAGCGGCACCCGGATATTTTTTCGCGCATGCAACGGAGAACATGACATGAAGAGCAGGCCCGACGAGATACTGAAAGATGTGCCGGCCGCGATCCGCCGTGCCATGCTGGAAGACGCGCCGCAACTCGAGCCGGGTGCGGCGCAGGTGATGGGTCGTTTCTGGTCGGCGGTCCGGGCAGGCAAGGGCAGTCTCGCCATGCCGCCCACCGAGGCATACCGGGACGCGGCCGCTTCGGAATCGACATTTCGGTGTCTGCTGCGCGCGCTCTCGCGATACGCGCCGCATGTGTCGACTGCCTTGGCCAAGGTCGTCAGCGAGGAATGGTATGCCCGGCGACCAAAGCGGACCGCGAAGGTCGCGCCGACCGTTGAGACGACCATCGGCGCGGCCTGGCCCGAGACGTGGCGGCGGATGAAGCCAGACCTCGACGACGCACCTATCAAGGCCAGCACCAGGCAGCGGTACATCGCCAGCATCGATCGGTGCGCCACGATCGTCGCGGAAGGTCTCGCGTCCGAGGCGCATGGCTTCGTCGCGGCGTGCGAACTGTCGGATGCTTTCCTGTTCCACCCCGACCCGGAACGGCGCGTGAAGCCCGTCACGGCCGCGAACTACCTCGAGGGCCTGATTGCCTTGGGCGCCAAATGTGGCGTCGCGCAAGAGAGCCTGACTGCGATGCGGGTCATCTCGCGCGATCTGCGAGATCAGGCCGAGCTGGCTGCGAAGAACAAGTATGAACGGCTGGCGGGCCTCACGGAACGCGGCGGATATGCTCATGTCGCCGACAGGATCCGCGAACTCAGGGAACGCGCTCATGACCTGCCGGCACATAGCTCAGCGCGACGCCGCTGCATGCAGCAGGCGGTCGTCTGCGCGGTCATCCTGCACAAGCCGCCGCGGAAGGGCGATCTCGTATCCTGGCGCTTCGGCCATCAGATCGTCCGTGAGGTCGACGGAACCTGGCGCGCCGAATGGCAGCAGCAGAAGACCCGGGCCGAGGCGGAAACGGGTGCGATCTGGCCCGAGATCTGCGAAATCCTCGACGAGTGGATCCTCGACGGGCGGCCCGATCGCCTCGTCCATATCCGCTACCAGGAGCTTGTCGGCTGCAACTGGTTGTCGCTCGTTCACAGCCAGCCCTACCGGAATCTTCCGACCGAACTGACCAAGGCCGCGATTGGTGTCCCTTCGCATGATCTGAGGACCCTTGCCGCGGACTACATGCGTCGTCACGACCCGGTACGCGCGGCCGATGTCATTGCGACCCACCTGGGACATGGCACGCGAAGAGCCGGCAAGGCGTATCGTGCCGAGTGCGAAGGAGCGGCGGGGGAAGCCATCTGGCAAAGGGCGCGAAAGGCCATTGCGGCGCAGTCGGAAAAAACAACCGCCCATCACAAGTCTCGGAACCGCGCGACGCATCTGTAGCTTCGCCATGGTGTCTGCCTGACAGCAAGCGCGGAGGAATTGGAAAAGCGGATCGTCCCCGATCGATCGCGGCCATCCGGGTGAGGCCGCGATCGACGAGGCCGAGCTGATCGGCATGAAAGGTGCAGCACGAGACGCGATAGGAATGGTCTCGGATGGCAGTCCCGCAGGTTCAGCGCGTGACAATACGCAGCAAGATATTCGTGCACGAGCCGTCGGACTGCGCGCCCCTCTGCGTGAGGGCGCGCCGCCGACGCCTCGCGCGCCAAAACGAGAGACAACGGGTTCGACACAACTATCACTCTCCTGGCTGCTACCGAGAGGAGCGTCGAGCCCCGCAACCCGCCCCGACGAAAGGAGAAATCAGGGCGCTTGAAGCGGACACGGACTGTCCGTGACAGAAGGAACTCACCATGCACAACATCACCCCCGCCCGGTCTGCAGGTGTCATTGCCCTAAGGTCAATACGGAGCTTTGTCGCCGAGCACTTCGCAGGCCTCTCGGAGGCATCATTGCTGCTCGGCGGGCAGGCAGCGCAGCGCCGAATTCTGCGCCTGGTTTCGCGGCTTCGACAGGCGTCCGGACTCGGGCCCCACCTGCGGCGCGAGATCCGCTGGCTCCATGGGGTGCTGACCCTCGAGCTGATCGGCGATCCGGATGCGACCGATCCTGGCCACTTCTGCGACATCCATCCCGACGATCTCGTGGTCACCGGAATTTGCCGCCTTGCGGACGCAATGACCGAGGTTCTGTGTTCTCTGCCGGTCGCGTCGGCGCCTGCGGCCACGCCGTTGGCCGCGAAAGGTGCCCGCGTCGCCGCCTGATCTCTCCCCCCGGCCCTTTGGGCCGGCTCTTGAAGGCACCGCGACGTGTGGTGCCAGAGAATGATTTCTGGAGAGACTGGATGAACGACATACAACTCTATGTGATGCCAATCGAAGAGCTTGCCGCGCGGACAATCGTGGCCTGCAGGGCTCTTGCCGAGGACCTGCCCGTGAACCTACTGTCCGCAGATGCACATCAGCACCGTCATATCCGCGGCCTGTTGAACGACATCTCTGGCGATGATCCAGCTGGTCCGCGTGCGCTGCAGTCCGTCGATCTGCTCGTGGACATTCTCCGAGCGGAACGCGAGACGGAGACGCTCGGCTACGAGGATGTGTTCGAGGGGGAGAATGACCCCGAATACGGAGCCGCTGGTGCGGTCTACAGGCACCGGGTTCTCTCGGAGCGCGGGGAAGCGATCGAGGCTTGGTCCAACAAGCTTCTTCACCTCGCGCGCATGATGCGGGTTCTCGACGCGCGCCTCTGTGGCGAGCGGATGGTCAATCGCAGATTCGCGGGCTGATGCATAACGGTGACAGCACGATAGCGCGTCTCCGCGTTCCTATCGCCTCGGAGTTCGGCGCGAGCTCCCATGGTGAGTAGGAATGACCCGTTCACCGGAGACCGCCGCAGGATTGCCGACGATTTGGGGATGGCCTGGGCTTGGTGCGAACATGTCCATCGCGATCTCAAGCCATTCACGCTCGTCGCAGGTGTTTTCGATCTCGGGGATGGTCGCTTCGGGGTGGAGCCAAGTATCGAGGAAACCGAGTGGTATTTCGAGTGCGGTGTCGTTCGGGTGACGGCGCTCGAGGCGCTCGGCACGCTCGGCTATCTCGAAGCGCCGGCAGGATGGTATGCTCGGTATCCAACCGCCTTCATTTTCGCGCGGCGGCTTTCCGCACATGAGACCCTGCGCGCGTTGGCCCGTTTTCAGAGCAGGGGGCTCGTCGCGCAGAGGATTTGCTGAAGACGAGAATGATGCGGAATCATGTAGAAGGCCCGGGCATGTGCCCGGGCCTTCTCTTTGCTATGCTTCAGCGGTTCGGTCCGACGATATCCGGAAGGTCCGCGCCAGCCTTGGATAGCGCCTGCTGGACGGTCTGAAGCAGGCTGTCGTCGAGAAACTTGTCCCACGTATCCCGCGACATCTGACCCATTGCGCTTCTGACTACGTGCTCCGGGCATTCCTGTTCGAGCAGTGCATGATGCAAGGCTCTCCGGAAATTGTGAGCGTGGAGCGTCGAAGCATCGATCCCGTGCGTCTCGCAGTAGCGAATGAAATCCTTCCGGAACCGCGTGCTGCCCGACCCGGGTCGACCTTCCGCAAGTTGTGGGAACAGCAGTGTCTCCTTCTGGTCGCGCCGCAGCTCAAACAGATCGACGAGGCCAAGATCCTGCAGCCTCCGAGTGACAGGGATCTCCCGGCGGGCCGCTGGCGTCTTCCCGTCACGATCAATGCAGATTACCGGCATGCCGTTACGATATTGCAGATCCCGGATCTTGAGGTGGACGGCTTCGTCGAGCCGCAGGCCCCCGAGGCGCATCAAGAGCGGGATCCAGAACAGTGGATCCCCGGGATCCCTCATGGCACCCTTGAACATCGGCGAGGACAGGTAGCCCTTAACTGCCTCAGAACTGTTCCGGGGCACGAACTGGCGCTCTTGCTGACGCAGACGGGCCTCCTCGGCCGTCGACCAGGAACAGATATCGAACGGGTTCGCGTCTTCGAGATTCAATTCGACCAGTAGATCGCCAACCTGCCGTGCCGTCCGCCCGAACTTCAGGAATGTCGAGATCCTGATGCGGTCGGGAGCAGAAGTTTGTTTTCCCAGCCCACTTTCATTAACGGCGCCATTGCTGCAGCGTTTGCCGTGGTATTTCGGAAGGTTTCGGATTTTCGCCAATGCGAGGACGACATCTTCCCGATCGATGTCGGAAAAGATCGGATTCCCGAGGGCCCACGTCCACACGCGCTTCGCGCTCTGGGTATGCGCACCGCTGATCCGGCGCCAGTGTTCACCACGAACTGCATCGATTAATCGAGCACCGGACCGATAGCCCTGCGACTTTGCATCCATGAAGATGTCGAAGGCTTCTGACAGGCAGACCTGGTGTTCGCCGGCAAGGATCGATTGCGATTGTTCAATGCGATTGGCGGGGTCAAGAAGGTGGCGGGGTACCGATTGGTCGGCCGTTGTCCGCCATATTGTGGTTGCAGTTTCGTTTGCGAGGATAACTCGCATTTCCTGGGTCTCCGTTCCTGTGGGAATGCTGCCCCTATGCCTCGGATTCGCAGAAAACAGTTGATCTAAGTCAAAATTTCTGTCCGTTATCTCTGGCGACGTATCACGCCTTCGTGAGGTCGAATGACTCCGCGGTGGGCAGTGCCGGCTCTGAATTTCAGGCCGGCCGGCGACGAAACCCGACGACATTGCCGCCATTGTCCTTTGTCTCAGTCTGCACTGCCTTGGAAGCTGCGGCCGCGGAAGAGGCGAACGGGCTCTTGATCCCCGAGATATCTAAGTCGATCCGGCTGATGACCTCGTGGAGCGTCTTCACCCAGATCTCGCGCGTGTAGGACCCGTCCCCCTCGTCCACCGGTTTCTCGTGCCCCATGATGCGCCGACGCACCATGTCGGGACAGAGCAGGTTGCCGAGGTCGTTGTGGAAGGTCGTGCGGAACGCATGGAAGTCGAGCCCGGGCCAGTAGCAATCGTTTGTCTTGCGGTAGTAGCCGAAGGTCTTGCTGTAGAGCTCGGAGAACGTGTCCTTGGTCTTGCCGCGGTTGAGGTCCGGAAACAGGCGCGATTGCTTCTGCCGCCGCCGCATCTCCACAAACTGGAGAAGACCCAGCTCCACGAGCTTGGGGTGCACGGCGATGCGACGTTCCCCGGCGGTGGATTTCACGTGGTTGCCGGTCACGTTCCGCACCATGAAATACGCGATGCCGTTCTCCGAGCCGAAATCCTCCGGTGCAAGTTGCAGGAATTCCTCGGCGCGACAGCCGGCCAGGCGCGCGATGAGCGGACCCCAGAACAGCGGGTAATCCTTTTCTTCGCATTGCCCCTGGTAGACCGGAGAGGCGAAGAGCTTCTGGATCTTGTCGTCCCAGAGCATGCGCGAGCGGTCGTCCTCGTTCGCCTTCAGCGCCTTCTCCTCGTCGTTGGTCCAGGAACAGATCTCGAAGGGATTCTCGTCGATCAGGTTCATGGATTTCAGCATCTTGCCAACCCGGTTTGCCATGCGGCCATGGCGGAGGAAGGTGGCGACACGAAGCCGCGGGATCTTCGCATCGAGGTCCGCGCGTTCGAGATCCGCCGGTTTGGCTATGCCCTTGGCGGCGAGTTCTTCCCTCGCGGCCGTTGCCGCTGCCAGTTCCTGTTCGTCGGCACGCTCGACGAGAGCGCGGAAACCCTTCAAATTGAGAAGGTTCTTTTTCTTGCCGTGGTATTTGGGGATGCGGCGAATGACATTCAGGACGCCGTCGATCTCGGTCCAGTCGATCTGGTGGAACGGCTGGTTGCCCAGGACATCGACCCAGATATCGCGGGCTTTCCTGGCATTGCCCCTCGATGACCGAACCCAGTTCCGACCCTTGTCCGGGAATCGTTTCTGCCGGGCCTTGAAGAGATCTCCATATCCGAGCTCCTTGAGTTCGAAATAGAGATCGAAGGCCTCGCGGAGCTCAATGTTGGGACCTTTCGCCAGCGCGGAGCGCGCCTTGTCCGAGAGGAGCGATTGATCGATCAGGATCTGCGGCTCCCCCCGTGGCATTGCGGAGCGCATCGGTGCCGTCTCCTGCGTCTTGGCGGAGGGAGTGGGTGCGCGTTCCTGGGAAGAGGGCGGGTGGGAGGTATCATTCTCGACAACTGACGCTTCGGTTTCGGGCTCGACGCCGGTAGTCTCTACCTGGTTCTGAACGGGACAGGCCAACTGTGGTTCGGCGGGCGTGGTGGCAGCCGGCATGGCCGGCACAGCCACGGGACTCACGGCCGGGGCGGTCGCCGCCGGGACGGCCAGGGCCGAGGCCGGCGCCTGTGCCAGGACCACGGGCGAGCCGGCGGCTGGGGAGACTGACCGGCTTGCCATGACCGACCGGAAGATCGGGGTCGCTTCCTCGTAGTTCCCAACCTCGCGCTTTTCCCGCTCGCGCGACACGTCCAGCATGACCCGCAGAGCCTCGAAGGCGAGGGCACGCCAGTCCGAGCTGGTCTCGTCGAGGGTCACGCCGAACTGCTTCGCCATCTCGCGCAGGGGATCCGTGACCGGGGACCGGTCGCCGAGCGCCAGGGCTCGGCGCAGCATGTCCTGGGTCGCGCGCTCGGTCTGCGCTGCGAAATTCGCGGCCGCCTCCGAACGCGGCTCCGCCGACGCCCGCAGGGCCTCGTGGGCGGCGATCTGGCAGCGGGCCAGTTCGGTCAGCAATGTCACGTGCTCGGTGCTCAGGTGGTTCACCGGTCTCTCCGTCGTCAGCGCGACGGCCAGGTCCGTGAGCGCCGTGAGGGCGCGGACGCGGCATGTCGCTTCGGAGAGGACGTCGGTCCGAAGGCTGAGACAGATGGCCGAACTTTGACCAGGGTTCGATATCTCCCGGAACGCGCGCGGAAGCCGGCGACGGAAGAAGTAGCCCGAGGGGCGTTTTTCGAGGTGAGCGGTGTGTGCGACTCCGGCCATGCGGGCAGCCTCCGAAACGGGTTCCAGGGCATCCGGGAGTCGCGGTGGTGCACCGGTTCGGGCACGCGTTTGTGCACCAATTTGTGCACGTGCACAGGTGGCTCCGACTCTGGTCGGAGGTCACCTGATGGGAAACCCAATGAAACAAGGCGTTTCGCCTATGTCTGAGGGATTTTGGCTCCGGCGGTAGGGATCGAACCTACGACCAATTGATTAACAGTCAACTGCTCTACCGCTGAGCTACGCCGGAACGGTCCGCGCGATATAGCAGCGCTCCGCAGAGGCGTCCAGAGGGGAGGGCGGCAAAAAATCCAGAATCTCCGATGTTGTTTCAGAGCCGCCGGAAGGGCGACTCGACGGTCAGCGGGCCGAGGGGCTCGACCGCATGTTTCTGCATCAGATCAACGAGATGGGCGAGGACGTTACGTTGGGCGGCCGGCAGCAGCGCGGGAGAGAGGTCGCTGTAGATGCGCCGCGCGAGGCTCCGGGCCGTGCCGGGGTTCTCTGCCAGGGCGTCCAGGATCGACGTCTCGCGGGCGCGCCGGTGCGCGACCAGCCAGTCGAGCCGGCCGGCAGGGTCCGTCACGGGCGCGCCGTGGCCCGGATGAAAGACCCGCCAGCTGCGGGCGCGCAGTCTGTCGCAACTCTGCATGAAATCGGTAAGATCGCCGTCGGGCGGCGAAACCAGCGAGCTCGCCCAGCCCATGACATGGTCGGCGGTCAGGCAGGCGTCTGCCCAGGCGAGGCAGATATGGTTGCCCATGTGACCGGGCGTGTGCAGGACCTCGAGCTGCCAGTCATCCCCTTCGATGCGCGCGCCGTCCGCCAATGCGATATCCGGAGCGAAATCGCGGTCCACACCCTCGCCGCCACCGACGAGGCCGCTGCGTGCGAGCTCTCCCATGATCGCGGATCGCCCGGCCTCGGCGTCCCCGAACCCCAGCACCGGAGCGCCCGTGCGCTCTGCCAAGGGTCGGGCGAGTGGCGCGTGATCCAGGTGCGAATGGGTCACGATGATATGCGATATCCGCTGCGACGGGGTGAGGGCCGCGAGGATCGCCTCGAGATGGGCGGGCAACAGCGGACCGGGATCGACCACGGCAATGTCGCGCAAGCCCAGCAGATAGGTGTTGGTGCCGCGCCACGTCATGGGGGACGGATTCGGGGCAAGGATGCGGCGCAGACCCGGCTCGAGCGTTTGCGCGAGCCCGGCGGG encodes:
- a CDS encoding helix-turn-helix domain-containing protein; this translates as MTPLGLSPCVSEPRTRGLIPLQEQPDEEKMLSVEEVANHFGLRPDTVRRKIRAGEIEATRIGRVYRMAWPDVWACEDGPMPKRALIRRYQDNLLGKKVIAGALRVSVRTVERWIDDGMPTRNVFGAVRFNLHDVTDWLQLRGVDLPHGWWT
- a CDS encoding site-specific integrase, with translation MKHDRTLTNAAPPMFPDFLDWAKETGESRDTVSEIEKVATRLDLTEEELDLVPADLGYFEKVIAVSAYGAVSRSKNLDTARKRGNSRVRSALQRFLAARGHDTPDTGARASYDKAIGFIVENEGFVDSGALFTTSTHRPFLMVRARARLVLPDLDQAEFDRLWHDATPDGRKSLRKFAQRIVELRRGHNRWPELAGLLPRQDFVVPAASDRARRIPWESLPADFRADAEEVFRQTLRQPADMREWAKEQMRLGRSAIEIDAEIAARVGDKKKKLPKNIETALAGYRQATTWLLRESHAPETGFAGLGTLRDAFTTDALEAACAAQIARSAASPTLKDADESSTLWSRFTNLTTIARHGLRDPEILARIRLVRLFHADYVLSPIEMTADAEAICNRLRKSPHLAAAFVNAPARLGDISTKELAAASTDFAKDRALRLSACAAAYAIQVSRALWPANLFMTRRRATPGCPRNLTWIADREHAEIRFSGGEVKNGETLVVNVLGDDAKVLWQWDKVDRPKLMKLRGLDDSPYLFPGTAAPRLRKSALNLPGGCMSVASILELWDLGDRQLGLGLTPHQCRYALATLLLAVKPGAFGTVASVLANTEQVAKRHYGKDSGEAAAVAVRAALLERHPDIFSRMQRRT
- a CDS encoding tyrosine-type recombinase/integrase, whose product is MRVILANETATTIWRTTADQSVPRHLLDPANRIEQSQSILAGEHQVCLSEAFDIFMDAKSQGYRSGARLIDAVRGEHWRRISGAHTQSAKRVWTWALGNPIFSDIDREDVVLALAKIRNLPKYHGKRCSNGAVNESGLGKQTSAPDRIRISTFLKFGRTARQVGDLLVELNLEDANPFDICSWSTAEEARLRQQERQFVPRNSSEAVKGYLSSPMFKGAMRDPGDPLFWIPLLMRLGGLRLDEAVHLKIRDLQYRNGMPVICIDRDGKTPAARREIPVTRRLQDLGLVDLFELRRDQKETLLFPQLAEGRPGSGSTRFRKDFIRYCETHGIDASTLHAHNFRRALHHALLEQECPEHVVRSAMGQMSRDTWDKFLDDSLLQTVQQALSKAGADLPDIVGPNR
- a CDS encoding MBL fold metallo-hydrolase, encoding MDLPEDFDPPAGLAQTLEPGLRRILAPNPSPMTWRGTNTYLLGLRDIAVVDPGPLLPAHLEAILAALTPSQRISHIIVTHSHLDHAPLARPLAERTGAPVLGFGDAEAGRSAIMGELARSGLVGGGEGVDRDFAPDIALADGARIEGDDWQLEVLHTPGHMGNHICLAWADACLTADHVMGWASSLVSPPDGDLTDFMQSCDRLRARSWRVFHPGHGAPVTDPAGRLDWLVAHRRARETSILDALAENPGTARSLARRIYSDLSPALLPAAQRNVLAHLVDLMQKHAVEPLGPLTVESPFRRL